Proteins co-encoded in one Haladaptatus sp. ZSTT2 genomic window:
- a CDS encoding branched-chain amino acid ABC transporter permease has translation MSVLSDIIVILLNGLQQGAIYVLLAVGLSIILGTLKFVNFAHGALYLVGTYAGLFVALSVPLSSGKLQEWGFSTFGLGWGFLAALLLVPLVVFVVGLAMERYLARSFYDRPDTDQILVTFGLAIVVQELFRTLFGSNSLPFTQPERILEFGSFAGIPVSGPVALPIVGNFPQWRLWVIGITAILVALVYLMVEYTDFGLVVRAGTRDAEMVRLLGIKITRPYIVVFGIGAALAGVAGVVGGPLNVVNPTIGTNILVPAFLTVVIGGVGSIAGAVVGGIVFGLTTAALVSLAPAWSQVGLYAIAAIVLLVRPQGILGDEEVAP, from the coding sequence ATGAGTGTCCTGTCAGACATCATCGTCATCCTCCTCAACGGGCTTCAGCAGGGAGCCATCTACGTCCTTCTCGCCGTTGGTCTTTCCATCATCCTAGGGACGCTCAAGTTTGTCAACTTCGCCCACGGTGCCCTCTATCTCGTCGGGACGTACGCAGGTCTCTTTGTCGCCCTCAGTGTCCCCCTTTCGAGCGGCAAACTACAGGAGTGGGGATTTTCTACGTTTGGACTGGGTTGGGGATTCTTAGCCGCGCTGTTACTGGTCCCACTCGTCGTCTTCGTCGTCGGGTTGGCGATGGAGCGCTACCTCGCGCGGTCGTTTTACGACCGCCCTGACACGGACCAGATTCTCGTCACATTTGGGCTCGCAATCGTCGTCCAAGAACTGTTCCGAACCCTCTTTGGAAGTAACAGCCTCCCGTTTACCCAACCAGAGCGAATCCTCGAGTTCGGATCCTTCGCCGGGATTCCCGTCTCTGGCCCAGTCGCCCTGCCTATCGTGGGTAACTTCCCACAGTGGCGGCTGTGGGTCATCGGAATCACCGCCATTCTCGTGGCGCTTGTCTACCTCATGGTCGAGTACACTGACTTCGGCCTCGTCGTCCGCGCCGGGACGCGCGACGCGGAGATGGTCCGACTCCTCGGCATCAAGATTACGCGACCCTACATCGTCGTGTTCGGCATCGGTGCCGCACTCGCCGGCGTCGCGGGTGTCGTTGGTGGTCCCCTGAACGTCGTCAACCCAACCATCGGGACGAACATTTTGGTGCCGGCGTTTCTCACCGTCGTCATCGGCGGCGTTGGGAGCATCGCCGGTGCCGTAGTTGGTGGCATCGTCTTCGGCCTCACCACGGCCGCACTGGTGTCGCTGGCACCGGCGTGGTCGCAGGTCGGGCTGTATGCAATCGCGGCCATCGTCCTGCTCGTTCGCCCACAGGGAATCCTCGGTGACGAGGAGGTGGCTCCGTGA
- the gvpJ gene encoding gas vesicle protein GvpJ yields the protein MDSARPSRQQGDLADMVELLLDKGVVINADIAVSVGDTELLDIRIRAAIASFETAAQYGLEFPSGTDMERVAEASGRAPLDTDTIDATAMTAEGDADDDD from the coding sequence ATGGATAGCGCCCGGCCCTCCCGCCAGCAAGGCGACCTCGCGGACATGGTCGAGCTGCTGCTCGACAAGGGCGTCGTCATCAACGCCGACATCGCGGTGTCGGTCGGCGACACGGAACTGCTCGACATCCGTATCCGCGCGGCCATCGCCTCCTTCGAAACGGCCGCCCAGTACGGCCTCGAATTCCCGAGCGGCACGGACATGGAACGGGTGGCGGAAGCCTCCGGGCGAGCCCCACTCGACACAGACACCATCGACGCGACGGCAATGACCGCCGAAGGAGACGCCGATGACGACGATTGA
- the gvpM gene encoding gas vesicle protein GvpM, with the protein MKPSKGEEDAFVDFVDVILREGAVVQADVVLSVADVPLVGIKLSAALAGMKAMTDYGMFEDWDERIRVGGETDDTERAIE; encoded by the coding sequence ATGAAGCCAAGCAAAGGTGAGGAAGACGCGTTCGTGGATTTTGTCGACGTGATTCTCCGCGAAGGAGCCGTCGTGCAGGCAGATGTCGTACTCTCGGTGGCTGACGTGCCGCTCGTCGGCATCAAACTCTCTGCGGCGCTCGCGGGGATGAAAGCGATGACCGACTACGGCATGTTCGAGGACTGGGACGAGCGGATTCGCGTTGGTGGGGAGACGGACGATACAGAACGCGCCATTGAGTGA
- a CDS encoding ABC transporter substrate-binding protein, giving the protein MARDNTPLNRRDLLKATGAVGTAGLVGLAGCTGGGNDGGDGGDGGDGGSGGDGGSGGDGGDYPPLGNFPIEGDTAIFGFNVPQSGPYASEGEDELRAYKLAVKHLNEGGGWVDSQFDDLSGDGVLGYTIDHVDGDTATDADQARQSASGMIQRDNAVMISGGSSSAVAIAVQGLCQNEKVMFMACLTHSNDTTGKDCVRYSFREMFNAYMTGQALAPVVKEAYGSDLSFYQLYADYSWGQTQQASMNKFMTEIAGWEQTESVATPLGTTDYSTYLSEAQNSGADVLILNHYGLDGANSVQQAIDAGIDENMEILVPLYNRPMAEAAGGAIEGVYGTVAWDSQIDNTPSKEFTEAFNAEYDRTPSGPAQLAYAQTLQYAAAVERAGTFYPPEVIKQLEDYEYDNIGMGAETMRGCDHQSQRDVPVVKGLPAADQQSGKYFEIVNITSRDDLGYACDAGPAAECELGSYE; this is encoded by the coding sequence ATGGCACGAGATAACACACCACTCAATCGACGAGATTTGTTGAAGGCGACCGGTGCAGTTGGCACTGCGGGATTAGTTGGACTCGCTGGTTGTACGGGCGGCGGCAATGATGGTGGAGACGGCGGTGATGGCGGCGATGGCGGCAGTGGCGGAGACGGCGGCAGTGGCGGTGATGGCGGAGACTACCCCCCACTCGGGAACTTCCCCATCGAAGGAGACACGGCAATTTTCGGGTTCAACGTCCCACAGTCCGGGCCGTACGCCTCTGAGGGTGAAGACGAACTGCGAGCGTACAAACTCGCGGTAAAGCACCTGAACGAGGGAGGTGGATGGGTCGATTCCCAGTTCGACGACCTCTCGGGCGACGGCGTTCTCGGGTACACCATCGACCACGTAGACGGTGATACGGCTACCGACGCAGACCAAGCACGACAGTCCGCGTCCGGGATGATTCAGCGTGACAACGCAGTCATGATCTCGGGCGGGTCGTCCTCCGCGGTGGCAATCGCCGTCCAAGGGCTATGTCAGAACGAGAAGGTCATGTTCATGGCGTGTCTGACCCACTCGAACGACACCACCGGAAAAGATTGTGTGCGCTACTCATTCCGTGAGATGTTCAACGCGTACATGACCGGGCAGGCACTGGCACCAGTGGTAAAGGAGGCATACGGAAGCGACCTCTCCTTCTATCAGCTATACGCCGACTATAGTTGGGGGCAGACCCAGCAAGCCTCGATGAACAAGTTCATGACCGAAATCGCAGGCTGGGAACAGACCGAATCGGTTGCGACGCCACTGGGTACCACAGACTACTCGACGTACCTCTCAGAAGCACAGAACTCCGGTGCGGACGTCCTCATCCTCAACCACTACGGGCTTGATGGCGCAAACTCCGTCCAGCAGGCTATCGACGCGGGTATTGACGAGAATATGGAGATTCTCGTTCCGCTGTACAACCGCCCGATGGCCGAGGCAGCAGGTGGCGCAATCGAAGGCGTCTACGGAACAGTCGCGTGGGACTCACAAATCGACAATACCCCATCGAAGGAGTTCACCGAAGCGTTCAACGCAGAGTACGACCGGACGCCGTCCGGGCCCGCACAGCTTGCGTACGCCCAGACGCTCCAGTACGCTGCGGCCGTCGAGCGGGCAGGCACCTTCTACCCGCCAGAGGTCATCAAGCAATTGGAGGATTACGAATACGACAACATCGGGATGGGAGCAGAGACCATGCGTGGGTGCGACCACCAGTCCCAGCGTGACGTCCCAGTCGTGAAAGGGCTTCCAGCCGCAGACCAGCAGTCAGGCAAATACTTCGAAATTGTCAACATCACGAGTCGTGACGATCTCGGGTATGCCTGTGATGCAGGTCCGGCCGCCGAGTGTGAGCTCGGTTCGTACGAATAA
- a CDS encoding VOC family protein: MSNEIPVTDDLPDSPIHTTGTDHMTIWGSNEEDTVAFYRDLLGMPLVLRQPNLDDPSQTHLFFDTGDGRIITFFVSDDRESNPYGQRGAVGSVHHLCFRIAPDRFEEMIEAIDDDGRSYNIFDRGIFFSLYTHDNNGLVIELSTDKYDIPDDRRGEVLAKVQALREADGSDFAEDKHMKAALEELGMDATAHELPDAPTGTGV; encoded by the coding sequence ATGAGCAACGAGATACCCGTCACCGACGACCTGCCAGACAGCCCAATTCACACCACCGGTACCGACCACATGACCATCTGGGGGAGCAACGAGGAGGATACGGTCGCGTTCTACCGCGACCTGCTTGGCATGCCACTCGTGCTCCGCCAGCCGAATCTTGACGACCCCTCCCAAACACACCTGTTTTTCGACACGGGCGACGGCCGCATCATCACGTTCTTCGTGAGCGACGACCGGGAGTCGAACCCGTACGGCCAGCGCGGGGCCGTTGGCTCGGTGCACCACCTCTGTTTCCGCATCGCGCCCGACCGCTTCGAGGAGATGATCGAGGCCATCGATGACGACGGCCGGAGCTACAACATCTTCGACCGCGGCATCTTCTTCTCGCTGTACACCCACGACAACAACGGCCTCGTCATCGAGCTCTCGACCGACAAGTACGACATCCCCGACGACCGCCGGGGCGAGGTACTCGCGAAGGTGCAAGCGCTTCGGGAGGCTGATGGGTCAGATTTCGCCGAGGATAAGCACATGAAGGCAGCGTTAGAGGAGTTGGGGATGGACGCGACGGCGCACGAGTTGCCCGATGCGCCGACTGGGACAGGGGTCTAG
- a CDS encoding branched-chain amino acid ABC transporter permease — protein MSQKETNRSASSDGGTVFGSSVIARWEHLRGQEGTVVALTAIFVALFPWLFARAPVVADFLQGYQDLATLILIWGIFAIGFDLLLGYTGLLSFGHAAFWGGSAYAAGIIAKNVIADPLVMVLTGTAFAVVLAWVLGFLSLRRGGIYFSILTLAFAQMFYYMAASPLAFLTNGENGLTGVHVDSLLGVVNLEADLPSIAGTLLGTGFYAFVGVFFVAAVAIAFRILNSPYGMVFRAIRENESRAEFVGLNVWRYKLMAFIISGAFAGVAGSLFAIHGAYVPLESLFWTQSGEIVIMTVLGGAGSMFGPILGVGVYLYIENIVSTLQALTLPGTSIVLIEDFGFYWHLLLGTVFVVVVWLAPDGLWGILGSIRRFIAQQLRRLVVFVTERLGGAN, from the coding sequence GTGAGCCAAAAAGAAACAAACCGGAGCGCAAGCAGTGACGGCGGAACCGTCTTCGGAAGTAGCGTTATCGCCCGCTGGGAACACCTTCGCGGACAGGAGGGAACCGTAGTCGCACTGACTGCCATCTTCGTGGCCTTATTCCCGTGGCTGTTCGCCCGTGCACCGGTCGTCGCAGACTTCCTGCAAGGCTATCAGGACCTCGCGACACTCATCCTCATCTGGGGCATCTTCGCCATCGGCTTTGACCTCCTGCTTGGCTACACCGGCCTGCTCTCGTTTGGCCACGCGGCCTTCTGGGGTGGGTCAGCGTACGCCGCTGGCATCATCGCCAAGAACGTCATCGCAGATCCACTCGTGATGGTGCTCACCGGGACTGCCTTCGCGGTGGTCCTCGCGTGGGTGCTTGGCTTCCTCTCGCTTCGGCGCGGTGGAATTTACTTCTCGATTCTGACGCTCGCGTTCGCACAGATGTTCTACTACATGGCCGCCTCCCCGCTGGCATTCCTGACCAACGGTGAGAACGGACTGACCGGCGTTCACGTCGACAGCCTCCTCGGAGTGGTCAATCTCGAAGCCGACCTACCATCCATCGCGGGAACGCTCTTGGGAACGGGATTCTACGCCTTCGTTGGCGTGTTCTTCGTCGCCGCCGTCGCCATCGCATTCCGCATCCTGAACTCGCCATACGGGATGGTGTTTCGGGCGATTCGTGAGAACGAATCGCGCGCCGAGTTCGTTGGCCTCAACGTCTGGCGATACAAACTGATGGCGTTCATCATCTCTGGAGCGTTCGCTGGCGTCGCGGGGAGTCTGTTCGCGATTCACGGGGCGTACGTCCCGCTCGAGTCGCTGTTCTGGACGCAGTCGGGTGAAATCGTCATCATGACCGTCCTTGGCGGTGCAGGGTCGATGTTCGGCCCTATTCTTGGTGTCGGTGTATATCTCTACATCGAGAACATCGTCAGCACGCTCCAGGCACTGACGCTTCCGGGAACGAGCATCGTGCTCATCGAGGATTTCGGATTCTACTGGCACCTCTTGCTCGGAACCGTGTTCGTCGTGGTCGTCTGGCTCGCCCCTGACGGTCTCTGGGGAATCCTCGGGTCTATCCGTCGATTCATCGCCCAGCAACTGAGACGGCTCGTCGTGTTCGTCACCGAGCGGCTCGGAGGTGCGAACTGA
- a CDS encoding gas vesicle protein K, which translates to MTTIEVDGADNGLVTLVAAVADVLLEVMEREAIRRMESETLSDEEIERLGRRLATLEAELERFKRDEGIEDDVTRLRGDLNGLIEHALELPDDAVGLGGTR; encoded by the coding sequence ATGACGACGATTGAGGTGGACGGCGCGGACAACGGCCTCGTCACGCTCGTCGCCGCCGTCGCGGACGTGTTGCTCGAAGTGATGGAGCGCGAAGCAATCCGCCGAATGGAGTCTGAAACGCTCTCAGATGAGGAAATCGAACGCCTCGGGAGACGGCTTGCCACGCTCGAAGCCGAGTTGGAGCGGTTCAAACGCGACGAGGGAATCGAGGACGACGTGACCCGGTTGCGCGGCGACCTGAACGGCCTCATCGAGCACGCCCTCGAACTGCCTGACGACGCCGTCGGACTGGGGGGAACGAGATGA
- the gvpL gene encoding gas vesicle protein GvpL, producing MSDERRYVFCVVSLADGPVSYRTVGLDGTDAYLVCDGDLGALVQPQDTAFESTEKTDVQRLLVDHLAIVDEIGEAFGTPLPFRFNTVFEGGDDAVRAWLRESRDELATQLDRLNGHWEYRVEVVWADDRPAKNETDYRLNELEAILEDAPPGKRFLVEKQYEQRVSELARERKAAEQDALESRVEPHAKAVKALGEQSVKLGGGREDGEVVARISALATEAGAEAIGDKLDEVATEEGVEVRYTGPWPPYTHVAEGVLE from the coding sequence ATGAGTGACGAGCGCCGCTACGTGTTCTGTGTGGTCTCGCTCGCAGACGGCCCCGTGAGCTACCGGACGGTCGGCCTCGATGGAACCGACGCGTACCTCGTCTGTGACGGTGACCTCGGCGCGCTCGTCCAGCCACAAGACACGGCGTTCGAGTCGACCGAGAAGACTGATGTTCAGCGGTTGCTCGTCGACCACCTCGCCATCGTAGACGAGATTGGCGAGGCGTTCGGGACGCCGCTGCCGTTTCGCTTCAACACCGTGTTCGAGGGTGGTGACGACGCAGTGCGGGCGTGGCTTCGTGAGTCGCGCGACGAACTTGCGACCCAACTCGACCGCCTCAATGGTCACTGGGAGTATCGGGTCGAAGTCGTCTGGGCCGACGACCGCCCGGCCAAAAATGAGACCGACTACCGCCTCAACGAACTCGAAGCAATCCTCGAAGATGCCCCACCCGGAAAGCGATTTCTCGTCGAAAAGCAGTACGAACAACGCGTGTCCGAACTCGCCCGCGAGCGGAAGGCCGCAGAGCAGGACGCGCTCGAATCGCGGGTGGAGCCACACGCGAAAGCCGTCAAAGCGCTCGGTGAGCAGTCGGTGAAACTGGGCGGAGGGAGAGAGGACGGCGAAGTCGTCGCGCGAATCTCCGCGCTCGCCACCGAGGCGGGTGCCGAAGCGATAGGCGACAAACTGGACGAGGTGGCCACAGAGGAGGGCGTTGAAGTCAGATACACCGGGCCGTGGCCGCCGTACACCCACGTCGCAGAGGGCGTTCTCGAATGA
- a CDS encoding pirin family protein: MTSNDPLAPQETPHSATDITHPGGMRGNRVMPTARLQHADPFVVFERFYIEPTQGFSTHPHRGFEIVSYMLAGGMRHDDSLGESHTAREGDAMRITTGSGIQHSELPADGAACNGLQLWVNLPREKKGLDPSYQDATAAELPVEEVEGATVTTVVGAGSPITLEADVEYRDVTISAEWNWRVPDGWCGVCYAIAGAGRVDGHDFAAGEYVRRDGGTTTLSSDGDLRVAAISGKPHGESIRQRGPFVD, from the coding sequence ATGACCTCGAACGACCCACTCGCGCCGCAGGAGACGCCCCACTCGGCGACGGACATTACGCATCCGGGCGGCATGCGCGGCAACCGCGTCATGCCAACGGCCCGGCTCCAGCACGCAGACCCGTTCGTCGTGTTCGAGCGATTTTACATCGAGCCAACGCAGGGATTTTCGACCCACCCACACCGCGGGTTCGAAATCGTCTCTTACATGCTCGCGGGCGGGATGCGTCACGACGATTCCCTTGGCGAGTCACATACCGCCCGCGAAGGCGACGCGATGCGAATTACGACCGGGAGTGGCATCCAGCACTCGGAGCTGCCCGCAGACGGTGCGGCGTGCAACGGCCTGCAACTCTGGGTGAACCTCCCGCGCGAGAAGAAGGGACTCGACCCGTCGTATCAGGACGCGACGGCCGCCGAGTTGCCAGTTGAGGAAGTGGAGGGCGCAACCGTCACGACCGTCGTCGGCGCGGGGTCACCGATTACCCTCGAAGCCGACGTCGAGTACCGCGACGTGACGATTTCAGCGGAGTGGAATTGGCGCGTCCCCGACGGCTGGTGCGGCGTGTGCTACGCCATCGCCGGAGCCGGACGCGTAGACGGCCACGACTTCGCCGCGGGCGAGTACGTGCGTCGAGACGGTGGCACGACGACGCTTTCGAGCGACGGCGACCTCCGCGTCGCGGCCATTTCAGGAAAGCCACACGGCGAATCCATCCGCCAACGCGGCCCGTTCGTCGATTGA
- the gvpG gene encoding gas vesicle protein GvpG — translation MLLVDDLLVRPLVSILNAIHTVALTELYDTDAIRDQLKEARLLYELGDLSHAAYEARKAELEAELERAKRAHERLGGRVEVKQ, via the coding sequence ATGTTACTGGTCGATGACCTCCTGGTTCGTCCGCTGGTCTCCATCCTCAACGCCATCCACACCGTCGCGCTCACCGAGCTGTACGACACCGACGCCATCCGCGACCAGCTCAAAGAAGCGCGGTTGCTCTACGAACTCGGCGACCTCTCGCATGCGGCGTACGAAGCGAGAAAAGCAGAACTCGAAGCCGAACTGGAGCGGGCAAAACGCGCCCACGAACGCCTCGGCGGGCGCGTGGAGGTGAAACAATAA